A portion of the Streptomyces coeruleoprunus genome contains these proteins:
- a CDS encoding extracellular solute-binding protein — protein MGDPAHPAVPHRPLSRRRFLAASAATGLGMTALGACGGSGTATDSSGRTVVEWWNIATTEPRKSVWAGLARAFEARNPQVSIKIVTLENEAYKAKLTALTASGKLPDVFHTWGGGVLRQQVEAGLVEDLSGRTAGWSDTLLPVATEPYMVGGKAYAVPFDIGMVGFWYNKALFRKAGLTAPPATWSGFLDAVRRLKAAGVVPLALAGKEKWPGMYYWAYLAMRTGGAGALQEAGDRKDFGGAAFVAAGRHLAELVALQPFQRGFLGAGYSTPAGQAATVANGRAAMELMGQWAPDVQKDAGRGLGADLGFFPFPAVDGGRGARTEVFGGGGGHAVRTGASQAAVDFLEFFTSTASQRKLVAETAVLPVVKGVDDAVTDPNLKAVARELSGATGFQLYLDQAYAPAVGQQVNDSVAELIAGEAMPEEVTGAITRTAREQ, from the coding sequence ATGGGCGACCCTGCTCACCCGGCTGTGCCCCACCGCCCGCTGTCCCGGCGCCGTTTCCTGGCCGCCTCCGCCGCCACGGGACTGGGCATGACCGCGCTCGGCGCGTGCGGCGGCTCGGGCACGGCCACCGACTCCTCGGGGCGGACGGTCGTGGAGTGGTGGAACATCGCGACGACCGAGCCCAGGAAGTCCGTCTGGGCCGGCCTCGCCCGCGCGTTCGAAGCACGGAACCCGCAGGTCAGCATCAAGATCGTGACGCTGGAGAACGAGGCGTACAAGGCGAAGCTCACCGCCCTCACCGCGTCCGGGAAACTGCCGGACGTCTTCCACACCTGGGGCGGCGGCGTGCTGCGGCAGCAGGTCGAGGCGGGCCTCGTGGAGGACCTGTCCGGGCGGACCGCCGGCTGGTCGGACACGCTGCTGCCGGTGGCGACGGAGCCGTACATGGTTGGCGGGAAGGCGTACGCCGTCCCGTTCGACATCGGCATGGTCGGCTTCTGGTACAACAAGGCGCTCTTCCGGAAGGCCGGGCTGACGGCCCCGCCCGCCACCTGGTCCGGCTTCCTGGACGCGGTCCGCCGCCTCAAGGCCGCCGGGGTGGTCCCGCTCGCCCTGGCCGGCAAGGAGAAGTGGCCCGGCATGTACTACTGGGCGTACCTCGCGATGCGGACCGGCGGCGCCGGCGCCCTCCAGGAGGCCGGGGACCGGAAGGACTTCGGCGGCGCGGCGTTCGTGGCGGCGGGCCGCCACCTCGCCGAACTGGTGGCCCTCCAGCCGTTCCAGCGGGGCTTCCTCGGCGCGGGCTACTCCACACCGGCGGGACAGGCCGCGACCGTCGCCAACGGCCGGGCCGCCATGGAGCTGATGGGCCAGTGGGCGCCCGACGTGCAGAAGGACGCCGGGCGGGGCCTCGGCGCCGACCTCGGGTTCTTCCCCTTCCCCGCCGTCGACGGCGGACGCGGCGCACGCACCGAGGTGTTCGGCGGGGGCGGCGGGCACGCCGTACGGACGGGAGCATCGCAGGCCGCCGTCGATTTCCTGGAGTTCTTCACGTCGACGGCCTCGCAGCGCAAGCTGGTGGCGGAGACGGCCGTCCTGCCCGTGGTGAAGGGCGTCGACGACGCCGTCACCGACCCGAACCTCAAGGCGGTGGCACGCGAACTGTCCGGCGCCACCGGCTTCCAGCTCTACCTCGACCAGGCGTACGCGCCCGCCGTCGGCCAGCAGGTCAACGACAGCGTCGCGGAGCTGATCGCGGGCGAGGCGATGCCCGAGGAGGTCACCGGGGCGATCACGCGGACGGCGAGGGAGCAGTAG